Sequence from the Clostridia bacterium genome:
CCGGGTCGGTTGATGAACATGACGTAACTGTCGTACGCCGTCAACTTCAGCGACTGCGACGCGCCCTCCGGCTTGACGTCGGTGACGATTAGCGAAGAGAGGCCGAAACGGTTCATTCTTTCGACCTGCTCCTGAGTCCATTTATCGACGCCGTTTAGATTGACTCTGCCGGATACGGTCATCGGAAGAAATCCATCGACCGCGGCGGCAAGACGCTCGTAAGCGTTGTCTATCTCCGGCTGCGCCGCGGAATCGTCGATGATGACTGCGTCGGCGGCGGCAAGCTTGCCGTAGAGGTATTTTCTTGTCTGTTCGGTCCCACCCGAGAAGTAGAGCTCGCGCGCTTCATTGAGTTTCTGCTCGAGCTCCGCCTTTGTCGTCGAGGCGGATGCGGTTATTGTGAACGAGCCGGCAAAAACACCCGCTATCATACACAATAGGATCAATGCGGATAGCAACTTTTTCATAACTGACCTCCCGTAAAAACATATCCTTTAATTAGTGAAACCGGCGCGCGTCTGTCATGATCGCGCGCCGGAACAGCCCTTAATTAAAACTGACAGTGCCGTTATCGAAATTGACTTTGCCCTGTTTAATGACGTCTTCATTTATCCTGAAGACCCATTCCTTCGTTCCGCTGTGACCGGTAAACGTGACCTGAATACCGTTTTTGACGCGGTCGGAGTTATAATTTACGTCAACGAGGCGCAGCACGGACTCCTTCTCGCCGGACTTTTCCTTGACTGTATATATATCCACGTTGAAGCTCGTGTAATCCTTATAAATTTCCGGGACTTCGAAGGTGTATTTGACTTCTTTTATCGCGAGCGTGCCGTCGGAGATCGTAAGATCGACCTTGTCTCCCTGATTGAGCGTGCCCTTATCGGGATTCTGGGCGATGACGGTGCCGGCGGGCTTTTCGGAGGCGGCCGTCGTAACAACGCCCTTGTCAAGTCCGGCGTCCTTCAGCTTCTTCTCCGCCTCTGCCTCGGTAAGTCCGACGACGTTGACTATTTCAACGGGACTGACTACCGGACCTGTGCTTACGTATACCGTTATCTCCTCGCCGACTTTTACCGGAGTTCCGATCTTCGGGCTCGTTCCTATGACAAGCCCCTCCGGTACGTCGTCGACGGATTTTTTCTCCTCGACACAGGTGAGGTTGAGCTTCTGTATCTCCGCTTTTGCCGCCTGATACGAAAGCTGCGCAACGTCAGGAACATCCACCTTCTGCACGCCCTTGCTGACCGTCAGATAGATGCGGTGGCCTTCGGAAACCTGCGTGCCGTCTTTCGGCTGCTGCGAAATTATCTGCCCCTCTTCGTATTCGTCGTCCCAGACTTTGTTCTGCTCGATAAAGATAAATTTGTTTGTGTACTGCGGATCGTTGACGATATCGCTGTAGTACTTGCCCTTGAAGTCCGGCACGACAAAATCGGTGCCGCCCTTGTTTTTGGCAATAAGCACGACGAGTATTATCGCGGCAATGACCAGCACCGCGGTTATCGCGATCAGTATCGGCACAAAAGACGGAGTCTTTTTTGACTTTCCGTTATCTTCCGGCTTGATTTTGCCGAAGTAGCGGGTCTTTGCGGAATCATCAACCAGGTCGTAATCGAAAACAACGTCCGGATCGTTTTTGACCGCCTGGATATCCTTTATCATATCGGCGGCGGAAGCGAATCTGTTTTCGGGCGACTTCTGCATCGCCTTCATAATGATCTGATCGACCCCTATTGGAATCGTGTCATTGATCATCCTGGGGTTGTCCGGCTGCTTCTGGACGTGCTGCAGCGCGATGGAAAAGGGCGTATCGCCGTCAAACGGGAACTTACCGGTCGTAAGAACGTAAAAGATTGCGCCGAGCGAATAGATATCCGCTTTGAAATCCGTCTCGTTGCCGGAGGCCTGCTCCGGACTGATATAGTGCACGGAGCCGAGCGCCATTTCACTCATCGTCTTCGTATCGACAGACGCCATGCGCGCGATGCCGAAGTCGGTGACCTTGACGGTGCCGTCTTCAAGCAGCATAATGTTCTGGGGCTTCAGATCCCTGTGAACGACTCCCCTCTCATGAGCGTGCTGTATGCCCTTGAGAGTCTGCTCCATAATAGCTATCGCGTCATGCAGCGGGAGGACCTTCTTCACATCGATGTACTGCTGGAGCGTTATGCCGTTGATATACTCCATAACGATATACTGCGGCCCGTCACCGGAACCGACGTCGTATATGCTGACGATATTCGGATGCGAGAACATCGCTATCGCTCTGGATTCGTTCTTGAAGCGGCGTCTGAACTCCTCGTCCTCCGCGAATTCATCCTTGAGTATCTTTACCGCAACGTTTCTCTCGGCAAAACGATCGTAGGCCTTATAAACAACGGCCATTCCGCCGACGCCGATGACTTCGCGTATCTCGTATCTGTTATCTAATCTTACTCCGAGATATTTATCCATTGATTGACCCCTCCATTGAATTTCCGCTGATAATGACCGCGGTAGCGTTATCCGTTCCGCCGCGCTCAACGGCAAGAGCGATGATTTCATTAACGGCTTCGTCCGGCGGCTTTTCCATAAAGCCGGCAAGTTCGGCTCCGTCTATGAGGTTCGTCACCCCGTCCGTGCAGAGAAGTATGGAATAGTTCTTCGGCAAATAGTATTCGGTGTAATCCGCTTCGAGCAGCGGCGCGACGCCGAGCGCCCGAGTGATAAGATTTTTGTTCGGATAGTTCTGCGCCTGATCCGGTGTGAGCTCGCCGCTTTCAAGCAGCTCCTGCACGACGGAATGGTCGCGCGTCAACTGCTCGAGCTCCGTGCCGTTGAAAAGATAGGCGCGGGAATCGCCGGCGTGCACAAGGTAAAGCGTTCCGTTTCTTACCACAGCGGCAACGATCGTCGTTCCCATTCCCTCGAGGGTGTCGATTTCCTTCGACTTTTCATAGACCGCGAGGTTGGCGGCGTCTATCGCGGAAAAAAGCACGTACTTCAGATCAGAGTTCTTTTCCGCAACGGAAATACGCTTCGCGACTATATCAGCGGCGATATCGGACGCAACGGCGCCGCCGTTGGCCCCGCCCATTCCGTCGCAAACCACGGCGTATGCGAAGTTTTCACCTTCGCCCATTATGAAGGCATCCTGGTTTTCCTTTCGGACAAGCCCGATGTCGCTTGCTCCGTATACCCGCACGGCAAATCACTCCTTTCAAGCGTCCGCACGCTTTTCTTCATTTTCAAAACGCAGCCGCAGCTGTCCGCAGGCGGCGTCTATATCGGTTCCGAGTTCGCGTCTGACAGTCGCGCTGATACGCTCGCGCTCAAGGACGTTCAGAAACGCGTTTATCCGCGCCGGCGACGGTCTCTCCCACTCGCACTCATCGGAAGGATTCAGCGGTATGAGATTGACGTGGACCATCATTCCGCGGAGTCTGGAAGCGAGCTCTCTCGCGTTTTCGTCTGAATCGTTCAGCCCTTTTATGAGCGTGTATTCGATCGCGACGCGGCGCTTCGTATAATCCGCGTACTCTTTAGTTTCGGCGAGCAGCTCGCGCATTTCGTACTTCGCGGCGACCGGCATTATGCGGCGGCGGATCTCGTCGTTCGGCGCGTGGAGCGACAAAGAAAGCGTCAGTCCGAGCCGCATTTCGCGAAGCTGCTTTATCCGCTCGACAAGCCCGCAGGTCGAAATTGATATCCCCCTTATGCTCAAACCAAGGCAGCGTTCGTCCGTCGCCATAGATATGAATTTCACTACGTTATCGAAGTTATCCAGCGGCTCGCCGGTACCCATTAAAACTATATTAGATATTTTAACACAAAATTGTCTCTCTGTAAAGATTATTTGGTCGAGCATTTCCGAAACGGAAAGATTCCGTTTCAGTCCGCGCTTTGTCGAAGCGCAGAAACGGCAGCCCATACGGCATCCGGCCTGAGTGGAAATGCATACGGTGTTGCCGTGTTTGTACTTCATAAGTACCGTTTCGACGGCGTTTCCGTCCGCGAGACCGTAAAGCAGTTTCGCGGTCTCGCCGTCCGAAGAGACCTGCGAGCGCAGTATCTCGGGCTTCGATATGAAGAACAGTTCTCCGAGGCGACCGCGAAGCTTTGCCGAAAGGTTAGTCATTTCCGCGAAAGAAGCGACTCTGTCATTATAAAGCCAGCGAAAAATCTGCGCCGTCCGGTAGCTTTCGCAGCCCTCGGCGGCAAGCAGCGCCGTCAGCTCTTCAAATGTCAAAGCTTTGATATCCGTCATATTTTTACCATTCTCGCAACGAAAAATCCGTCCGTGCCGTTCAAGTCGGGGCGAAGCGTGACGCGCCAATCCTCTCTCCCGTCGGGAGTTGCAAACGGAAGCGGCTCAAAACCGCCGTTTTTCGCCAGGAACGCCTCGACGACCGCTTCATTCTCCGCACGCAGCAGCGTACAGGTGGAGTAAACGAGCGTGCCGCCTTTACGGACGCAGCGGGCTGAGTTTTCGAGTATCGCAGTCTGTATCTTCGGCAACTCCGCGACGTCCATGGCGCGTTTGCGGCGTATTTCCGGCTTCTTGCGTATAACGCCGAGCCCTGAGCACGGCACGTCGCAAAGCACTCTGTCCGCTTCCGGCAGGTCGCCCTTCGACGCGTCGCGGACGGCGGCGGTAAGAATTTTTATCCCGAGCCGTTCCGTGCCTTCGCGAATAAGTCCGACCTTCTTTTCGCTTATATCAAAGGAGCGAAGTTCTCCCTCGTTTCGCATCATTTCGGCGGCAGTGAAGCTCTTGCCGCCCGGCGCGGCACAGACGTCATAAACGCGTTCGCCCGGCTGCGCGCCGAGCACTCCGCAGCAGAACGCGGACGCCGCGTCCTGAACGTGAAACAGTCCGCCGCGGTAGGCGGCGAGTCCGTCGACGCCTCCGGTTCCGGAAACGGTAAGCATATCGGAGATAAACGGGTGTTTTTCCGTCGTCACGCCCTCCGCCTCAAGCAACGACGCAAGGCGTTCGGCGTCGGTTTTCAGCGTGTTTGCTCTGATCGTCAGCGGAGGTCTGCCCTCCGACGCGGCGAGTATCGCTTCAGCGGCGGCGAAGCCGTATTCCTTTATCCATTCCTCCGCTATCCAGTTCTCTACGGAATAGCGAAGCGAAAGGTATCCGACCGGATCGGCTTTCGCGTCCGGCAGAACGCTTTCGTCGCGGTGGCGGTCGATATTCCGCAGCACGGCGTTGGCAAATCCGCCGGCGTGGAAATCGACAGATTTGGCGAGCTCTACGCCTTCGTTTATCGCCGAATACGCCGGTATCTTGTCGCAGAAGAGTATCTGATACGCGGAAAGCCGCAGTATCACGGCGAGCTCCGGACGCAGCTTGCCCTTTCGCGTCAGTTCGCGCCGTATGTACGCGTCGAGCAGCGACTCGCGCTCGAGCGTTCCGTATACGATATTCGCGGCAAGCGCCGCGTCCTGTTCCGAAAGCTCAGCCGCCTTTATCCCGGCGTCGAGCGCACGGGGCGAAAACGCGCCTCCCACGGAAACAGCTTTAAGCACCTTATAGGCGCAGACGCGTGCACCGGTCATCAGTCGCTTCTCCTGCCGAATATCATCAGCAAACGGATAATGTTCATCAGCGTCACGAAGAATGCCGCGACGTAGGTCATTGCGGCGGCGGTGAGCACCTTCCTCGCGCCGACGGCTTCGGCGTCCGCAAGGACGTTATGCGAACGGATCGCGGACATCGCCCTGCGCGAAGCGTCGAACTCCACCGGCAGCGTTATAAGCTGCACGAACAAACCCGCGAAAAGTATTATGAAAGCGGTCTTGAAAAGTATCATGCTCGCGTTTTCGTTGGAAACGATAACCGAGATTATAAGCAGCGGTACGGGAAGCCATGAAACGAACTGCGTTATCGGGATAACGAAGTTGCGTATCCGCAGCGGGAAATACCCGATATTGTGCTGAACGGCGTGCCCCGCTTCATGCGCGGCGATGCCTACGGCGGTCACCGAGTTTTTGTCAAAAACGTCCGACGAAAGGCGTATCGCCTTCGACCTCGGATCGTAGTGGTCGCCGTCGCTGCTCTGCAGACGCTCGATGCGAACGTCGAGTATGCCGTTGGCGGAAAGGATCAGCTCCGCCATTTCCCTGCCGGTTATTCCTCTCGCGGTGCGCACCTGCCCGTATTTGCTGATAGAGGACTTGACGACTATCTGTGTTATGAGCATGAATATCAGCGCGGGTATTACGAGTATGAAATACCACTTGTCAACGTACCAATACATCTGATTACTCCTTGTTGAAAATCGGGTGACCGCGAAGGTATGCGGCGGAGTCCATACGCTTTCCGCCCTCGCCCTGCACTTCGGTCAGCAGCGCTTCCCTGCCGTCTCCGCAAGCGACGGCGATCATACCGTCTTTTTCGTAAGCTTCGCCGGCGGGACGCGAGGTCTTTTCTCCGACGGCGGCTTTGTATACCTTGAGTCTGTTTCCTTTTATATCGGTCCGCGCGACCGGATTAGGATCAAGTCCGCGGACAAGATTCACTACGTCGGCGGCGGATTTCGCGAAGTCTATGACCGCCGCTTCTTTCGAGATCATAGGCGCGTAGGTGGCTTTGCTTTGGTCCTGCTTAACGGGTATTATTTCACCCGCGTCGAGTTTTATCAGCGTTTCCGCGAGAAGCTCCGCACCGACCGGCGCGAGCGCGTCGAAAAGCTCTCCGGCGGTCATTTCGGGAGGTATTTCAACCTCGCGGACGGCGAGCATATCGCCGGTATCCATGCCTTCGTCGAGCTGCATGATCGTCACCCCTGTGACTTTTTCGCCGTTGACAATCGCAGTCTGTATCGGCGACGCGCCTCTGTACTTCGGGAGCAGCGAGGCGTGGACGTTCACGCAGCCGAGGCGCGGCAGTTTCAGAAGCGACGCCGGCAGGATCTTGCCGTAAGCGGCGACAACGGCGACGTCGGGAGAGAACTTTTTGAATATTTCCTCCCCTTCTCCGTTGCGCAGCGAGAGCGGCTGGTATACCGGGATCCCGACGCTTTCCGCATATGATTTGACCGCGCCGGTAATTATCTTGTTGCCGCGGGCGTTGACTCTGTCCGGCTGGGTTATCGCGGCGCAGACGTCGAACCCGCGCCCGACGAGTTCTTTCAGCGTAACGGCGGCAAAGTCCGGCGTTCCCATAAAAACGATTCTCAAACGAATTACTCCTTTTTATCGCCCTTCAGTTCGTCCGGATCAAGCATTCGCACGACGCAATCTATGAAAAGCTTGCCGTCGAGGTGGTCGACCTCGTGGCATACCGCGCGCGCGGAAAGACCGCTGACCGAATATCTGACCTTTTCGCCGGCGAGATTCAGCGCCTCGACGGTCACGTTCATGGGTCTGTTGGTTATGCCGTACTCGCCCGGATATGAAAGGCATCCCTCGATATCCTCCTGATGCCCCGATTTTTTGGTAATAACGGGGTTTATCAGCTCTACGACGCCGATATCCTCAAGATCGACGATGACGACGCGGCGAAGCACTCCCACCTGCGGAGCGGCAAGGCCGACTCCGTTGGCGAGCGCCATCGTTTCCTTCATATCCTCCACCAGCGTTTCTATCCGCGCGTCGATCTTATCGACCTCGCGGGCGCGCTTGCGAAGCGTTTCGTCCCCGAATTCTATTATTTGTCTTACAGCCATTTTTATTTCCTCTCAATTACTGTATCCGCGCCGCAGCGCGCATTATCAACAATACGTCCGAAACCGTCAGAGCGGCGTCGGCGTCCATATCCATTCTTTCGACGGTGTCGATATCCGTCTTCGTCATGCCGAGCGAAATACGGAGCACTTGGAGCGCGTCGGTAACGCTTATCCGTCCGTCGCCGTCGATATCGCCGCGGATCAGTTCCACGAAAACGCACGCGGTGTTCCCCGCGCAGAAGGTCTCCGCGTAGCTCCCGCGCGTGCCGTAGACCTTGACGTTACGGCTCGCGAACGCGTCGTCCGCGCAGTCCGACATCGTCGACGGGAAGCGCAGTTTTTCCAGCGGAGCGGTCCCGAACGCATCCGATTCGACGCGTTCGACGCCTTCGCGCAGGATAACCTCTTTCAGCGCGCGGACGTTTCCGCAGATGCCGGACGGAACGGTCTTCATACCGCTGCCGATAACGAGTTTACGCAATCCGTGGCACCAGTCGAAGGCGTCTTCGCCGATAAAGGTCACGGAATCAGGAATGACAAGCTCCGTAAGCTGCTTGCAGCCGTGAATCGACTCTTTGGCGATATATTCAAGTCCTTCGGGCAGGATAAGCTCGCGGAGCGTCCAGCAGTTGCGGAACGCCTCCGTTTCGATGCGCTTCAATGTCGACGGGAGCGTTATGCTCACGTTTTTCGCGTAGTTGCCCATGCCGCCGAACGCCGCGGCGCCTATCACCGTGACGGGGCAGCCGCCGAGCGTTTCCGGAACGACGATGTTTCTGTCGTTGCCGCGGTAGCCGGTAACGGTCGCTTCGCCGTCGGTTATCTTATAGAAAAAGTCGCAGTCGTAGGCGGCGGAAGCGGGTCCGGATTCGCCGTCAACGCTCCATCGGTGGAGCGCCTTCGGGAATGTGTATGTCGTGGCGTAAACGTATTCGCCGGACGGCGAGAACTTCATCGAAAAGACGTGTCCGTTATGCTCCGTCATCGACGTGACGAGCGTGCGGCGGTAGCCGCCGTCGGCGTCGTAGATCTTCACCCTGCCGTCGAGACTCGCGACGGCGATGCGGCTTCCGTCCGGAGAGAACTCCGCTATATGCGCCGCCTGCGAAAAGCCGCCGAGTATTTTCAGCAGTTCTCCGCTTTCAACGTCGTAAAGTCGGGCGCAGTTATCGGAGGAGTTGACGAGCAGTTTTCTGTCGTCCGCGGAGAAGCGCACGGAGGTCATGCTTGTGTTTTTCAGCGTGTTCAGTTTGCGGATAAGGGTTTGATCCGCGACGCTGAAAAGGTATATCCCTCCGCGCTCGTCCGTCACGGCCAGCATAGAGGAATCCGACGAGAAGGCGACTCCGCGCGCCTGCGCCGCGCCGCATTCGAGGTGAGCGAGCACGGTGAAGGTTTCTGTTTCGAGCAGGACGCATCTGCCGTCGAGCAGCGCTACGGCGAGCAGACCGCCGTCCGGCGAAAGCGTCATTCCCCTGCCCTCTCCGCCTATTTCGGTCTCGTATCTCAACGCGCCGGTGGCGATGTCGAACACGCGCATACAGCCGAGTTTCACGATGCTTCCGTCAAACTGGTTGCCGGCGCCGTTATGAGCCGCTCTCGCAGGCATATCCGCGGTTATCAGCCCCGTGCCGTCCTTCGTAAACAGCAGCTTACTATGGCAGACGGTGCCGTTGCAGATGCGAAGCGGGGGCGCGTCGTAATCCGACGTATCGTAGATCAGTATCGTGCCGACGAAATCCGCGACGGCGAGCTTCGATCCGTCCGGCGAATACTCGATCGCCGAAAGGAGTACCATCGGGAGCGCGGTCAGCATACGCTTCTGAAGACCCGTGGCGGCGTCTTCGATATAGATATATCCTTTTCCGTCGGCAACGGCGATCTCGCCGCCGTCCGGCGAGACCGCAAGCGGCATCTCGTTATCCCAGTCGTGCGAACGCGCGACGACGTCGGCGGCGGTGGATGTGTAAGTCGTTTCCGGCGTCGTTTCGTCCGGCAGGTAATCGCAGCTCGTTTCGCGCTTGCTGACGGTTATTCTGTCGATGTAGTAAAAATACTCTTCCGGATAATCCTTGCCGGGTGTGAGCGTTCCGTCGTCCTCGCCCTGGATCCAGTTATCGAGGATCAGAAAATGCGGATCGTCGCCGAAGGCGTATTTGTCGTCGTTCGCCTTCGGATTGTGCGACGCGTAGAGCATCCCGTCGAGGAACCAGCGCATCTGGTCGTTCTCCCATTCCAGCGCGAAGGTGTGGAACTCTTCGCTGAACGGGACGCGGTTTTCGGTATAAAGCGTTCTGCCCTCGGAGGTGTGGCTGCCGCCCGGAGTCGTCCAGTGGCGCGTGCCGAAAAGATAAGCGTCAGCGTCGGCCATGCCCTCGTTGCTTATCTCCATAATATCGATTTCGCCGTTGCCCGCCCAGAGCGTTTCGTTCGCGAGCATCCAGAGCGCCGGAAAGGTGCCGTAGCCGTGAGGCAGACGGGCGCGCATTTCGATTCTGCCGTATGAGATCGAGTATTTGCCGGCCGTATCGACCATACCGGCTGCCGCGGCGTATCCGCCGTAGTCTCCGATATCCGCGCGGAGCACGAGACTGCCGTCTTCGATATAGACGTGTTCGTCGTCGCCGACATTTATCACGACGGCTTTGTCCGTCTGCAAATGTCCGTCTGCGCGGTTCCACTTCGACTCGTCGAAGTAATCAAATTCATCGGTCCAATCCTCGACCCAGCCGGGCTCGCTTATGCGCGCTATCGAGAACTGCTTCGCTCCCGACGTGACGGCGGTCGAGCGCACGCGCCGGCCGGAATAGGTTATCGCTCCGGCGTTTCTGATCACGAAGGTGAAGTATCCGTTTTTATACTGGATCGCCCATTCCTGCTTTGCGTTATTAAGGTCGACGTTTTCAGGCGAAAGCTCGCCGGACGCGTAGACGTCCTTTATCGTAAGCGCGGAGGCGCAGTATTTGTTTATTATCCTGTAACGGTTGCGAAGGGCCGGATCGCTGACGATCTGCCATTCCTGACGCTTTTCGACTTCGACCGGATCTTCGAGGACGAGCGTTCCGTCCGGGTCGTTCTCCGCGTAGGTCAACGCCTTACCGTTAGTGTCGTAGATTTTGTAATAGCAGTCCGCCGTGAAGCCCGGCTCCGTAAGGAGCGTTTCTTCATAGCCGGCGTATCCCGACTCCGCGGAAATCACGCCGGACGGAAGAAGCCCCGCGACGATAAGCAGCGATATTATAATTGCCGTCAGTTTTTTCATCAGATAAACCTCTTTAACGCTTGCTTTTATTCCGGATTTATCTCCGCGGTTACGGATGCGCCGGAAAACTCTCTGTATCTGTTCACCGTTACCAGCAGGTCGCTCAAAAACTCGCGGAAGCGTCTGCCGTCGCGGCATTTGAGCATCAGCCGGAACTTGTAGCGCGAAGAATACTTCGTTATGAGCTCTTTATTCGGCATCATAACGCGCATCGGGAGCTTCGGGTATTTCGTCTTCACCATTTCGCAGACGAGGTCGTAGAGCCGCTGCGAAACGCGTTCGCAGAACTCCTCCCCCGCAGCGCTGACATTCAGCACGCAAACGTCGCAGAACGGCGGATAGAGCATCTGCTTGCGGATGAGTATTTCGTCATCGTAAAACGCCTTGTAGTCCTGCTCGGCGCCGAGTTTAAGTATCGGGTGGTTCGGCGCGTAGGTCTGCACGACCGCTCTTCCCGCTTTGTGCCTGCCCGATCTGCCGATGACTTGCGTCATCATCGAGAAGGTGCGTTCGTCGGCGCGGAAGTCGGTGTCGAACAGCGACGCGTCCGCCGAAAGCACGCCGACAAGCGTTACGTTTTCAAAGTCAAGCCCCTTGGCGACCATCTGTGTGCCGAGGAGCACGTCGTACTCGCCTTTTCCGAAAGCGGAAAGCATATGCGAGTGCGATTCCTTCGACGAGGTCGTGTCCAGATCCATACGAAGCACGCGGACGCCCGGCAGAGCCGCTTCAAGCTCTTCTACGGCCTTCTGCGTGCCCGCGCCGCGGTAATGCACCGTAGGCGTTCCGCACGCCGGACAGATCTCGGTATATTCCTTCGACGCTCCGCAGTAGTGGCACATCAGACGCTTGTTCGCGCTGTGGTAGGTAAGCGGAATGTCGCAGTTGTCGCATTTGAGCGCCTCTCCGCATTCGGAGCAGACGCCGGCGGTGTTGTATCCCCGCCTGTTGAGCAGTATTATGGACTGCTCGCCCTTTTCGGCGTTCGCCTGCAGCTCGCCGAGCAGAAGCCGGCTTATGCAGGTTTTATTGCCGTCCGCCGCTTCGCCGCGCATATCCGCCATATACACGCCGGGGAGCCGGTTGTCGCCGTAGCGTTCATCCAGCTCGAAAAGCGAGTATCTGCCGGTCTTCGCGTGGTAGTAAGACGAGACCGACGGAGTAGCGGACGCGAGCAGAAGCAGCGCGTTGTTTTTCGCCGCCAGGAACTTCGCGACAGATTGCGCGTGGTATCTCGGCGACTGCTCGGAATAGTACGAGGAGACCTGCTCCTCGTCGATGATGATAAGCCCGACGTTTTTCAGCGGCGCGAATACGGCGGAGCGCGTTCCGACGGCGATCTTCGCGGCGCCGGATTCGAGGCGGCGGTATTCGTCCATACGTTCGCCTACGCCGAGAGCCGAATGGATGACCGCCACTATATCGCCGAACGCGGTGCGGAAGCGCCGCACGGCCTGCGGCGTCAGAGTTATCTCGGGGACGAGCATTATCACGTCCCTGCCGTCGGCGACCGCCTTTTTCGCAAGCTCGATATAGATGCCCGTCTTTCCGCTGCCGGTAACTCCGCGCAGCAGCGCGCATTTCGGCTCGTCCGCTTCGTAAAGCGCGACGAGGCCGTCGTAAACCTCGCGCTGTTTTTCGGTGAGCACGAACTTTTCGCCCGATTTCTCGCCTTTTTCGGGCGTACGGTCGACGCGTTCGCGGTAGATCCCGATGATCTCGCGCTTATCGAGTGTTTTCAGCACGCCCTGCGTCACGCCGGTGTAGTAGCAGACGTCTTTCAGCGTCGCCTCGCCGTTTTCAAGCAGGAAGCGGACTACGCTTTTGCCCTGCTCGGTGAGCAGCTTCGTCAGCAGAAGCTCCTCCGCCTCGTCGGGCGAAACGCGCAGGCGGCAGCTGCTTCTTACGGCGTCCGCGCCGAGGCGTTTCGATGCCGTTTCACGGCGGATTATCCCCTCTTCGCAGAGCAAATTCAGCGCCGCGACGTCGTGGAAAACACCCGCCTTCGATACGAAAGCGGCGACGGAAACGGGCTTTTTCGCCGCGGCGATGATGTCGTAGATCGACTTTTCCTCGTCGGTCATGACGTGGTCACCGTCGTACGCCTCGTTTACCGAGTACGCGTCGTAAAGCCGGTAGTTCAAGCCCGCCGGCAGTATGGCGCGGACGGCGTCGAAAAACGTGCAGAAGGTCGTTTCCTTCAAATAGCGC
This genomic interval carries:
- a CDS encoding protein kinase → MDKYLGVRLDNRYEIREVIGVGGMAVVYKAYDRFAERNVAVKILKDEFAEDEEFRRRFKNESRAIAMFSHPNIVSIYDVGSGDGPQYIVMEYINGITLQQYIDVKKVLPLHDAIAIMEQTLKGIQHAHERGVVHRDLKPQNIMLLEDGTVKVTDFGIARMASVDTKTMSEMALGSVHYISPEQASGNETDFKADIYSLGAIFYVLTTGKFPFDGDTPFSIALQHVQKQPDNPRMINDTIPIGVDQIIMKAMQKSPENRFASAADMIKDIQAVKNDPDVVFDYDLVDDSAKTRYFGKIKPEDNGKSKKTPSFVPILIAITAVLVIAAIILVVLIAKNKGGTDFVVPDFKGKYYSDIVNDPQYTNKFIFIEQNKVWDDEYEEGQIISQQPKDGTQVSEGHRIYLTVSKGVQKVDVPDVAQLSYQAAKAEIQKLNLTCVEEKKSVDDVPEGLVIGTSPKIGTPVKVGEEITVYVSTGPVVSPVEIVNVVGLTEAEAEKKLKDAGLDKGVVTTAASEKPAGTVIAQNPDKGTLNQGDKVDLTISDGTLAIKEVKYTFEVPEIYKDYTSFNVDIYTVKEKSGEKESVLRLVDVNYNSDRVKNGIQVTFTGHSGTKEWVFRINEDVIKQGKVNFDNGTVSFN
- a CDS encoding Stp1/IreP family PP2C-type Ser/Thr phosphatase, encoding MRVYGASDIGLVRKENQDAFIMGEGENFAYAVVCDGMGGANGGAVASDIAADIVAKRISVAEKNSDLKYVLFSAIDAANLAVYEKSKEIDTLEGMGTTIVAAVVRNGTLYLVHAGDSRAYLFNGTELEQLTRDHSVVQELLESGELTPDQAQNYPNKNLITRALGVAPLLEADYTEYYLPKNYSILLCTDGVTNLIDGAELAGFMEKPPDEAVNEIIALAVERGGTDNATAVIISGNSMEGSING
- the rlmN gene encoding 23S rRNA (adenine(2503)-C(2))-methyltransferase RlmN — protein: MTDIKALTFEELTALLAAEGCESYRTAQIFRWLYNDRVASFAEMTNLSAKLRGRLGELFFISKPEILRSQVSSDGETAKLLYGLADGNAVETVLMKYKHGNTVCISTQAGCRMGCRFCASTKRGLKRNLSVSEMLDQIIFTERQFCVKISNIVLMGTGEPLDNFDNVVKFISMATDERCLGLSIRGISISTCGLVERIKQLREMRLGLTLSLSLHAPNDEIRRRIMPVAAKYEMRELLAETKEYADYTKRRVAIEYTLIKGLNDSDENARELASRLRGMMVHVNLIPLNPSDECEWERPSPARINAFLNVLERERISATVRRELGTDIDAACGQLRLRFENEEKRADA
- the rsmB gene encoding 16S rRNA (cytosine(967)-C(5))-methyltransferase RsmB, with amino-acid sequence MTGARVCAYKVLKAVSVGGAFSPRALDAGIKAAELSEQDAALAANIVYGTLERESLLDAYIRRELTRKGKLRPELAVILRLSAYQILFCDKIPAYSAINEGVELAKSVDFHAGGFANAVLRNIDRHRDESVLPDAKADPVGYLSLRYSVENWIAEEWIKEYGFAAAEAILAASEGRPPLTIRANTLKTDAERLASLLEAEGVTTEKHPFISDMLTVSGTGGVDGLAAYRGGLFHVQDAASAFCCGVLGAQPGERVYDVCAAPGGKSFTAAEMMRNEGELRSFDISEKKVGLIREGTERLGIKILTAAVRDASKGDLPEADRVLCDVPCSGLGVIRKKPEIRRKRAMDVAELPKIQTAILENSARCVRKGGTLVYSTCTLLRAENEAVVEAFLAKNGGFEPLPFATPDGREDWRVTLRPDLNGTDGFFVARMVKI
- a CDS encoding zinc metallopeptidase; the encoded protein is MYWYVDKWYFILVIPALIFMLITQIVVKSSISKYGQVRTARGITGREMAELILSANGILDVRIERLQSSDGDHYDPRSKAIRLSSDVFDKNSVTAVGIAAHEAGHAVQHNIGYFPLRIRNFVIPITQFVSWLPVPLLIISVIVSNENASMILFKTAFIILFAGLFVQLITLPVEFDASRRAMSAIRSHNVLADAEAVGARKVLTAAAMTYVAAFFVTLMNIIRLLMIFGRRSD
- the fmt gene encoding methionyl-tRNA formyltransferase produces the protein MRIVFMGTPDFAAVTLKELVGRGFDVCAAITQPDRVNARGNKIITGAVKSYAESVGIPVYQPLSLRNGEGEEIFKKFSPDVAVVAAYGKILPASLLKLPRLGCVNVHASLLPKYRGASPIQTAIVNGEKVTGVTIMQLDEGMDTGDMLAVREVEIPPEMTAGELFDALAPVGAELLAETLIKLDAGEIIPVKQDQSKATYAPMISKEAAVIDFAKSAADVVNLVRGLDPNPVARTDIKGNRLKVYKAAVGEKTSRPAGEAYEKDGMIAVACGDGREALLTEVQGEGGKRMDSAAYLRGHPIFNKE
- the def gene encoding peptide deformylase, which produces MAVRQIIEFGDETLRKRAREVDKIDARIETLVEDMKETMALANGVGLAAPQVGVLRRVVIVDLEDIGVVELINPVITKKSGHQEDIEGCLSYPGEYGITNRPMNVTVEALNLAGEKVRYSVSGLSARAVCHEVDHLDGKLFIDCVVRMLDPDELKGDKKE